TGACTCTTTCGCGCGCGTTACTCCCGTATAAAGTAAATTTCTCTGCAGCATTATATATTGAGACATCATAATGGGAATTATAATTTTTTTGTATTCGCAGCCCTGTGATTTGTGTATAGTTATGGCATAAGCAAGCACTAAATTTTCAAGCTCTGAATACTCATATTTTATATTACTTCTAAGCTCGTCAAAATTCACTGTCAGAGTATTATTAAACTTGTCAATATAAGTTATTATGCCTATATCTCCATTATAGACGGCCTTATTATAATCATTCTTTATCTGCATAACTTTGTCATTTATTCTGTATTGAGTCTCCCCGCGCTGAATCACATAATCAGGATAATAAATTTCAGGCACGTTAGGAAATGGGTTAATTGCGTCCTGAATCAACTTATTTAAATTTGTTACGCCTATAATTCCCTTTCTCATCGGTGAAAGAACTTGCACATCTGCCCAGCTCTCACGATTATCCGGCGGCATGTTCTCTTTACAGAATTTAATTATATAATCTGCGGCAATCTCTGCGTCTTCTATAGGTGTAAAGAAAAAATCTGATTCCTTGTCGTCATTAAGATACGGCATGAAACCATCATTTATTCTGTGAGCATTAATAGTAATTTTGCTGTCCTGTTCCTGCCTTTGAATGTGCTGTAATGCATAATAGGGGATAATTTGAGAGTTAATCATGTCTGCTAAAACTTTTCCGGGCCCTACGCTCGGCAACTGGTCAATATCGCCTATAAAAATTAATTTCATTCCGACCGGTACAGCTTTTAATAAAGTGTAAAGCAGATTTATATCAATCATTGAGGCTTCATCAATTATTAATACATCGCCGTCAAGAGGTTCGTTCTCGTCGTGTTCAGCATAACCGGGGAATCTTATTCCTACGAGTCTATGTATAGTCTTTGCTTGATGGCCTGTTACTTCTTCTAAACGCTTGGCCGCCCTGCCAGTGGGAGCAGCTAATAAAATTTTCCTGTGCTTATCTTCTGAGAGTTTTATTATCGCCCTCACAGCTGTAGTCTTACCAGTTCCCGGCCCTCCTGTAATAATAAACACTTGATTATTCATTGCTTGAGTAATTGCCTCAATTTGTTCGTCGCTCAAATCAACGAGTTCGCCGTTTACTAAAATTTTACCGTTGACACCCTTTTTTACTT
This genomic window from Synergistaceae bacterium contains:
- a CDS encoding ATP-dependent RecD-like DNA helicase, encoding MEKLSKCLIKIVTFHNEENGYSVLKCDNDDYGYITVVGHMPQPHPDTTFDFRGEWKVNPKYGRQFVFDSFEEVYPATEDSIIKYLASGLFKGIGQEMARRIVDKFGNDAINIMNENLDRLLEIPGIGESKLAMIRESWEEYRKIQDIMIFLKGRDLSTSLAMKIYKQYGEQSIDVLTKNPYKLIEIEGVGFKTADRAAFKMGFGKEHSSRIRSGIIYTLQKFADDGHCFARKDELIIKAAEILEIPQSLIMSHLYKLKDDDLIKIEGDSYYLPYIYYAENGSAEKLIKILNVKSGRKITNKQVKKGVNGKILVNGELVDLSDEQIEAITQAMNNQVFIITGGPGTGKTTAVRAIIKLSEDKHRKILLAAPTGRAAKRLEEVTGHQAKTIHRLVGIRFPGYAEHDENEPLDGDVLIIDEASMIDINLLYTLLKAVPVGMKLIFIGDIDQLPSVGPGKVLADMINSQIIPYYALQHIQRQEQDSKITINAHRINDGFMPYLNDDKESDFFFTPIEDAEIAADYIIKFCKENMPPDNRESWADVQVLSPMRKGIIGVTNLNKLIQDAINPFPNVPEIYYPDYVIQRGETQYRINDKVMQIKNDYNKAVYNGDIGIITYIDKFNNTLTVNFDELRSNIKYEYSELENLVLAYAITIHKSQGCEYKKIIIPIMMSQYIMLQRNLLYTGVTRAKESLTLVGEEKAIYCAVINNKISQRNTKLDNRLQIYSELE